The Perca flavescens isolate YP-PL-M2 chromosome 8, PFLA_1.0, whole genome shotgun sequence DNA window TCTCAACGTATCTGAttctgttcttgtttttttttctttttataaagaATTTGCAATGCTAAAATGTTTTCCACGTGCAAGACCAAAGGTCAAAGAGGGCGGTAAAATACACATTGGAAAGAAATAGCTGGTTAACCTGAAAAGATGTGTGAATCAAGCTAACAAcgttacaaaacaaaaagtagCTGCATATAAGATATTAAGCCAAATGAACAAAGCAGTTTGTCTATACATGCAGCATATACTAATGCAGCAGAAAACATATAAGAAATTATGCTAGAGAGAAGGCCATGATGTAGGCAGTGCACCCACCTTTTTTTACCATACTAAATACATTATTGTGGACACATAAAGTAAAAGATTTGTCTTTAGCAAGCGGCAACCTAAGGCTTTTCTAGGATAGATAAGGGTTTACCTGTAATGAGCTACATCTCTTCAAAGTGCTCACTGAAAAGTAAAGTGAGAGGAGGAAGTGCCAGAGGGATTACACTTCTTTCTCCTGATGTACAACATCCAGCGGGGCTGCCCATTTCTCCAACCTCTCAAAAACCCCAAAAATTTCCCTTTGGTCGTACAGCCAATTAGTCCGACGTCCCGCTGgtggcaaaattacgaatcccactatggccacgccaagacccgccctacgaagcatctcgattggttggggttaggcatttgaccttgagtagttaaagtgatggttcggaggaatttcaccctagggacctttgcaccatgacctcgagccaaacaccccccaagaagcttttttcacctgggtctaacattgggagagttagcgtagcgttatcagctgaatagcttagcgcaggggctaatggacccacgtttgtatctggtaaatgaccccactaataatgcccgaaataataccaaacgtctacagtagtacatataggttatgtactcataaaacgatggattggaaagtttgtaagtacaccagaagtttatgaacacttgcctgctggcttctgctctctgctgttgttgctgctgccggcagtaagacgagtgcttagggctgtctacaaattacaacaccgaaaagagatgcaacaaaaatatttttttatttaactttttttttttaaattaagttctgtagtataactagcaggagacaagtaataactgagataagtttggagacattaccttatttaatcattaaattaataaatatttttgttgtatctcttttcgatgtagtaatttgtagacggccctaagcactcgtctaactgcaggtagcaacagcagcagctgcagcaacagagagcagaagagagcaggcaagtgttcatgaacttctggtgtacttacaaactttccaatccatcgttttatgagtacataacctatatgtactagtgtagaagtttggtatcatttcgggcattattagtggggtcatttacgagatacaaacgtgggtccattagcccctgcgctaataagctattcagctgataacgctgctctacgctaactctcccaatgttagacccaggtgaaaaaagcttctgggggggtgtttggctcgaggtcatggtgcaaaggaccctagggtgaaattactccgaaccatcactttaaggtcaGGATGAGTGGGCTGTtggaccaaagggaatttttcgggtTATTGAGAAGTCGGAACAATGTAGTGTCGGAGAAATGACATGGCACCTGATTCAGCATGGTTTTGTATTATGCCTTTACATTCTAGTAGTGTGCTGTAGGTAATCATTTCAACCAACAAAGCACATCTTAAAAAGGTGTGTCCCGACTGACAATTTGAataaacatttgaataatgtcgacTGTACAactttgaaaatgaaatgtcacacagcttttccattttcattttaataggTTCATAAAATGCCCATGTGAAATGagtatgtgaaaataaaaatgcaattgTATTTTtcgcacaaaaaacacaaagaaatgtgGAAAATGATAATGGTATTgtggattttcattttcacatcaTCATTTTAATTAAGTCACCTATGGGCTTCCATACAAATGACATATTCCAACTGTTTAAAATGTACAGTCTGCAAGCGCTATCCATAAACAAAgctattaaataatttaaagaaaatagAGGTGGACACACTAGCAAGCAAAGCCGTGCTGATCTGATAATCACAACACAGAGAAATATAAAGACTATACTGAATGGTAGGTTACTCTCGGACCACTGACAGATGGACATTGCTGGCCACACATGCTTATACTAGTTACAGCTCATGTTATGCCATTACTTTACAAGGGTTACGTACTGTATTAAACTTAGCAAAGGGAATAGAATGGGCCAGCTGGGCTGGTAGTTAAGAGGGCTACTGAAAACCTAGATGAAATGGGGAACACACCCTAGTCACACCCCCACGCGGAGGTGACTGTAAGCCAAAAGGTGAAATCACTCCGAGCTACGGCCGGGACCTCGAGCCTGCTGGGGATCACTCTTTATGTACTTAATAGCAAAACCCTGCTGCCTGACCCATTAAATGACTAGAGCCGTGTGGGCCATGGCTTCCTGTTGTGAGGAAGCCATGAGGCAAGAATTAATCATCTAAGAGGGATTAGTGCCATTTTCACACATTTGGAAAAGGGCCGAGGAGCCAGTGAGTTTCCGAATGGCAGAGAATGGGCGCTGACAGCGGAAACAGGTGTTGTGGCCATAAGAGGCCGGCAGCGGCAAGGAGCAGACCGCACAAAGGTGTGGATATCTCCGACAACACAGGAGGGTGACTGTGAAGTACCTTCTCTAGGGTGTTTTAGTGTGTGATTGCAACCTCAAGATTGGGCGATGAGTGCAAGGATCTGTCTCAGGGTGTACAAATAGAACTGAATTTTATGATCTTTAATAAGACTTTACAGAAAACTACAAACTACAATTTATCtaagatgtatttattttaagataatACTGTATACACATATCCAATGCaaaggtataaaaaaaacagtaattttatccACAGTTTCTTGCATTACTAACCAGAACTTTacaaaagatacaaaaaaatcaacacaacagtattaAAAACAAAGAGTGGCACTGGCAATGTCCTGCAGTTTTGACTTAAAATGGCTGATTacagagtttttattttaaataattccAAAAACTGCCTTTACTATCCAACATAAAggcaaaatgtaatgtaattgtaaGGTTTAATTTCAAACGGTGAAAATCAAAAATTGTGAGGATCAGGAACATTCAATTACATTCACTCTTCATATGGCAGGAATGTTTCAGAGAAAACAAACTAATGACTAAACACCAATTGCATCATAGTTCATCTTTCATATTGGTTTCTTTGTGGATTTTACCCTCACATGTACACACAGCAGTGTGGTCGTCCGGCTGAGGTACCAGCTCCATGTCTGCATGCTGTGTTGGCTGTCCTGTCTGCCGCTCTGAGTACATGTGCATCACTCTGTAGTAGTAACAGTACAGTCTGCTGGGCTGCAGCAGCTCTCTGACCACTGTCTGACCTGTTCTGGCAATCTTATGCGCTTCAGCGTCGTTCTCTTTGGcccatttgattttctccaaaaGGTCCGACAGGTTTCTCCTCACGGGAATGTAGTGAGTGCCTGCTTTAAGCTGGCTGTAGAAATATTCATAATATTGTGAGTCCTGCTTCAGGACCAGACTGTTCCCGAGCATCAAGTAAGGAAACCGATACGCTGCCACTGTTCCATCCACGTTCACCTGGTACTTGTACTAAAAGAGGAGAAAGCGTCAAACTATTTTTAATATCAAGTGTTTCTTTAATttagtgtatttatttaaagggTAATCTTgtgcattggtgtctaagtgactaatgacTAGATgtaaacaatctttgaaattggtttAGTATTGAGCGAGAATCCTGAAACTGTCAGCAGATCAGAAATCACCATTGCCAAACCGaccagactccatataaataCTTTTAGCTTGTATAAAGCCAACATATTTCCAATAATGTACTTATGTGTTCCTTTTAACCAAACCAGAGTAGTGATTGCtagaacagtggaaagacgaacctagatagttttttatttttgtttctgtcaattttgaagtgtatttttctatgataaaattatttattcctccatttatttaaatggagtctggtgggtacATGGTTTTTAACGGTTTCATATTAACAAAAAGTTTaacctctgtagggatcctttccataatgttgttagaacaataatctgagcatgtcagtaataaaacaagcactttttgtggacgtaaattgaaggtgcgcaattgcccTGTAGCAaaacattgtagcttgtttcgccactGTCGACTGTCGcggtcttgcttaatactggaccaatttcaagggtttttgttcccatcagtccctcagacacaaaaacttaaaatagggtccaggttgtaAAAACTTTAAGTTACCCTAATTGTGTCAAGGTGAGGCTACgtgaaattacattaaaaaacagacaaaagtaACAATAATACAGTTACATAAAATTAAGGGCAAAGCACCTGCCTCAGTGAGAATAGTTGCACATTGCAGCTTTAAGTTACaggatagggttagggttagattagAACAagatattcatttatttttccttaCCTTAAAGAAGTCAAAGAATCCAACAAGCGGTGCTTTGCCAAcatgtttctccctctctctgaagaAGAACCATCCTGTGATGCCTGCATCCAGCATCTCTGGATTTTTCTTGGACAGAGAGACCAGGTGAAGGCGCTCCTCTCGACTGTCCCGGCCACGGAAAAACGCTCGATCTGTTTTGTTAATCCATGGAGGCCCTGGAGAAAGAGATGCAAATGTTACCCCCAAAAGGCAGAAAGTGTGAAGATATGAGGTCCAAAGAGCTCTAACTCATATAATTAAAAAGCATAAATTTGAATAAACAATtagacatacagtatctcacaaaagtgagtacacccctcacatttgagtaaatatttcattatatcttttaaaggaacacgccgacttattgggaatttagcttattcaccataatccccagagttagacaaggccatacatacccttctcatctccgtgcttgctgtaacgctgtctgacagctccagcggcatcaggccagcacagaacatgcaggtgaatggttccagcaatcctactgctccgaataagtgacaaaataacgccaacatgttcctatttacatgttgtgatttatagagtcaggcgtgtacaaaaaaacaacgtaacatgagacacagccgtcttctaactgtaaacaaaccgggaactatattctcaggcggaagaatatagtacttgggcggagtgatatgctcacagcaagcctgtctgagaatatagttcctggtttgtttactgttagaaggtggctgtgtctcatgttacgttgttttttgtacacgctgtgactctacaaatcacaacatataaataggaacatgttggcgttattttgtcacttttgtcacaattcggagcagtaggctagttggaaccagttacctgcaggatctgtgctaggctaagctaatgctggagctgagaagggtatgtatcgacttgtcttactctgggggttacggtgaataagctaaattcccaataagtcggcgtgttcctttaatgggACAGCACTGaaaaaatgacactttgctacaatgtaaagtattaagtttacagcttgtataacagtgtaaatgtgcagtcccctcaaaataacaacatacagtcattaatgtctaaaccgctgacgacaaaagtcagtacacccctatgttaaattcccatagaggcaggcagatttttatttttaaaggccagttatttcatggatccaggatactatgcatcctgataaagttcccttggcctttggaattaaaatagccccacatcatcacataccattcaccatacctagagattggcatggggtactttccataaaatcatgtctcaatgcaaatcaaactagctattaggctaactgacataaaaccatgccaatctctaggtatggtgaagggtatgtgatgatgtggggctcttttaattccaaagaccaagggaactttatcaggatgcatagtatcctggatactatgcatcctgataaagagatgatagagagatgattttatggaatctaccccatgccaatctctaggtatggtgaagggtatgtgatggtgtggggctattccaaaggccaagggaactttatcaggatgcatagtatcctggatccatgaaataactggcctttaaaaataaaaatctgcctgcctctatgggaatttaacataggggtgtagtGACTTTTGTTGcaagcggtttagacattaatagctgtatgttgagttattttgaggggactctGGGAATCTGGGACTGCACACTTACAatttatacaagctgtaaacttaatactttacattgtagctaagtgtcatttcttcagtgttgtcccattaaaagatataatgaaatatttactaaaatgtgaggggtgtactcacttttgtaaGATACTGTATAATAGGAAATATTGAACTAACAATAGTGTATGAAAGGAGGACTTTAACGACACATTAAGCCTTGGGTAAGGGTGGCTACATCTCCTGACTCATTACTTCAAATTCAAATAACTTTCCAGTTTTTTCTCACACtattgtgattaaaatgcaaaaacagtcAGAGGTTAGAATCCACATACACAATTGATGACTACAAATGctgtgagagaaacagaaaTGAACATGTGTacaataatcaattcataagtATTTAAACCACAAAAAAGAACATCATCAGAATTATTGACCTTAAAAGTTAAATTTAGGGTGGATCATTTTTGATTAAAATCCATGGTTACATCCATAGACTATCTGCTAGTGCATTTGGAGATTAATCCTGGCCTAAATGGAATAGAAAAAATGGTGACAGACAACAAATCGAGACTTTTCATGCTGAAAAATAGACAGATAACGGTTTAGGTTTTGATATATCATTTTGAATTTAGTGTACAAAGGTTCTGAAAAGACATTGCAGTTCCAGACCTGATTACAAATCTTCTGAAAGTCCTACAATCTTATAGGAACACTCTTTGGAACAGGTAAGCTTTCATCTTCCaggcaaaaaaacaattaaGCCGCCACTGTGACGGGATATATCGTTTTGTGTAATATGATGTATGATTTCATCATTGTGTattaattgtataaaaaaaaaaaaaatgctccggAAAAAGACTGGATTACAAAGCTTCTGGAAGGCCTACAACTGCAAGAGAGACCCCGTTGCAGATCTCGGCTCCCTAATAAAattaaaagtgtgtttgtgtgcgtttgtgttacCTGTGTTTCCCTGGACAGACAGCAGGTCATTGGTGACACCTCTCATGGTCTCCAGGGTGGAGTGTGTGACCTCGTAAGTGGGGAGGACAATGTCCCGTGTGTCTGTAGAGCCACACCATGACAAAACTGGAACAGCATCAGTCCTCCTCGTCTCTAATGGCCAGTCGCCAACATTTAAGTAAAACTCCACATCAGGCACCCTAACCTTCCAccgcaaattaaaaaaaacagagattGAAATCACCAACCACAATATGCCACATGCAGTCTCTTGACAGTTACATTAAGAAATTACTAGAGTTGTTCctataccgataccagtatcggaaatgcctaaaatgctggtattggGGAGTACGAGAGTCTTTCCCCTGGATATAACAGTTGTTTGCAAACTTGTAAATTGAGCTGCACTTTAGTAGTATTTTAATGGAATTCCTATGTAttagatttatatttatttttctgttatgactgactgtcaaactagatGATAAAAGGAAGTTCTATGGCATTCATTCTCTGTATTTGTTCCT harbors:
- the poglut3 gene encoding protein O-glucosyltransferase 3, with protein sequence MVCERSVDLVNPFDKGLLCRFIVLGVLISINFPVSDCEGINSERCLVWGPGLNPDTVLPVRYFFIHAVNSKGENLTLSPGKDTFKVKISPLNKQEHIRIHVPPPLDRGDGSFLVRYRLYGTVLKGLEVEVLHQDAAVAKSPYVIQGPVYHEYCDCPEPNASVWQSIMQCPAEEPQILADFKAFPTIDLQRLRQEAPPRFANRGGLIHYAIINNKLYRRTLGKYTDFKMFSDEMLLSLTRKVRVPDVEFYLNVGDWPLETRRTDAVPVLSWCGSTDTRDIVLPTYEVTHSTLETMRGVTNDLLSVQGNTGPPWINKTDRAFFRGRDSREERLHLVSLSKKNPEMLDAGITGWFFFREREKHVGKAPLVGFFDFFKYKYQVNVDGTVAAYRFPYLMLGNSLVLKQDSQYYEYFYSQLKAGTHYIPVRRNLSDLLEKIKWAKENDAEAHKIARTGQTVVRELLQPSRLYCYYYRVMHMYSERQTGQPTQHADMELVPQPDDHTAVCTCEGKIHKETNMKDEL